In [Leptolyngbya] sp. PCC 7376, a genomic segment contains:
- a CDS encoding NifU family protein — MALALTTENVETTLDELRPYLMADGGNVELVEIDGPIVKLRLQGACGSCPSSAMTLRMGIERKLREVIPEIAEIEQVF, encoded by the coding sequence ATGGCATTAGCACTCACCACAGAAAATGTCGAAACGACCCTCGATGAATTACGCCCTTACCTCATGGCTGACGGCGGTAACGTTGAACTTGTCGAAATCGATGGCCCCATCGTCAAACTGCGCTTACAAGGTGCTTGCGGTTCCTGTCCTAGCTCTGCCATGACTTTGCGTATGGGTATTGAGCGTAAGCTCCGCGAGGTGATTCCTGAAATCGCTGAAATCGAACAAGTTTTCTAA
- a CDS encoding HEAT repeat domain-containing protein produces MPSPNDLDLLNETFGTPGEDAEVTASQPDATDMVESLRAEDKTKRMIAARYFCDHRDERAIAPLINIIATNDCPLTRVSAAYALGRNPSAEAVPTLIELLENDWNGYVRKGVVWALGNCGDRRAVEPLIHALKTDISAVRLWAASSVAQVAKLEYDDIIQSIPPLIAGLRRDKMAAVRSNCAWSLGQLCREMPSNVIYATAIDALIESLVEDEDIGVKEDARAALLRVGDPNGLQMIEELEAEGLI; encoded by the coding sequence ATGCCAAGTCCTAACGATCTAGATTTACTTAATGAAACCTTCGGTACTCCAGGAGAGGATGCCGAGGTCACTGCGTCTCAACCTGATGCGACTGATATGGTTGAGTCCCTTCGTGCTGAAGATAAAACGAAGCGTATGATCGCGGCGCGGTATTTCTGTGATCATCGCGATGAACGGGCGATCGCCCCATTAATCAATATTATTGCGACGAATGATTGTCCATTAACGCGGGTGAGTGCAGCCTATGCGCTCGGTCGTAATCCTTCTGCAGAGGCTGTCCCCACGCTGATCGAGCTTCTAGAGAATGATTGGAATGGCTATGTCCGAAAAGGGGTTGTCTGGGCGCTCGGAAATTGTGGCGATCGCCGCGCTGTAGAGCCTCTAATTCATGCTCTCAAAACCGATATTTCAGCCGTTAGACTCTGGGCTGCGAGTAGCGTCGCCCAAGTCGCAAAACTTGAATATGACGACATTATCCAATCCATTCCACCTCTTATTGCAGGATTACGCCGCGACAAGATGGCCGCAGTCCGCAGTAATTGCGCTTGGTCTCTCGGACAACTTTGCCGCGAAATGCCTTCTAACGTTATCTATGCGACGGCGATCGACGCATTAATCGAATCTCTGGTAGAAGATGAAGATATTGGTGTGAAAGAAGATGCCCGTGCAGCATTATTACGAGTCGGCGATCCTAACGGACTCCAAATGATCGAAGAACTCGAAGCAGAAGGCTTAATTTAG
- a CDS encoding Phycocyanin → MSINKQNDVVTSVINSADSQGRYISSDTLKSLAKYLEENTRLTAIAEKIARKHDQILKQTISNFWDTSEFEKVSSGQYTACLRDLDFFLRYSTYTMIAGDYSILDKRVLNGLAETYTSLDIPISRVLEALQSMKRVLIELIDEDNLEIVTDCLDYLINGLNKDTQLLSSNNASWEPQSYHEWLKMDRLAQYILKNYPNSLIEEEAKVFFESLQLMPYPLRKKVWWEREVMTTLYEKMSNFEDKPGFVSIAVGEKEIDKKQVLVGKVVFTTFLPEKEIKSKFSIPDYIQVESSINALSKFPSKVPIVIELANRPIPLNFKTPLEIKDDMKQSTSVVKIQSGDAIVGKSSVGTFGKKVTLSTFLAEKKIIDSCDSKFQENIYALTVGHGFEVNTQSIHSHRDTFTSPQIGTIFSKESHSYQEKIKNLDISLIKLDESLKSKIDLNLKWVDQIPKKIVPIFANMPVQMFGATSKHQVGYVRNSGVLTAGYNPSIIPSFSVDIEAAPGDSGALLVGGHHDQYPIPKHLEEHYSREWRESVTCSACGILISSSNIIGHPKEVLFRPMLSIVSALKMSIPK, encoded by the coding sequence ATGAGTATAAACAAGCAGAATGATGTCGTGACTTCCGTTATTAACTCAGCTGATTCTCAAGGGCGATATATCAGTTCTGATACTTTGAAGTCTCTAGCTAAGTATCTAGAAGAAAACACTCGTTTAACTGCTATAGCAGAAAAAATTGCTAGAAAACATGACCAAATTTTAAAGCAGACAATATCGAATTTTTGGGATACATCTGAGTTTGAAAAGGTTTCTTCCGGTCAATATACTGCTTGTCTTCGCGATCTAGACTTTTTCCTTCGGTATTCAACATACACAATGATCGCTGGAGATTACTCGATCTTAGACAAACGAGTATTGAATGGATTGGCAGAGACATATACTAGCCTAGATATACCAATAAGCAGAGTATTAGAAGCATTACAGTCAATGAAGAGAGTATTAATAGAACTCATTGATGAAGACAATTTGGAAATAGTGACTGATTGCCTGGATTATCTTATTAATGGGCTGAACAAAGATACTCAATTACTATCAAGCAACAACGCTAGTTGGGAGCCACAAAGCTATCATGAATGGCTCAAAATGGATAGATTAGCACAATATATTTTGAAAAATTATCCGAATTCTCTAATTGAAGAAGAAGCAAAAGTCTTTTTTGAGTCTTTGCAACTGATGCCATACCCATTAAGAAAAAAAGTATGGTGGGAACGCGAAGTAATGACTACACTTTATGAAAAAATGTCTAACTTTGAGGATAAGCCAGGATTTGTCTCAATTGCTGTTGGAGAAAAGGAAATTGATAAAAAGCAAGTTTTAGTTGGAAAGGTTGTGTTCACAACTTTTCTTCCAGAAAAGGAAATAAAATCCAAGTTTTCTATACCTGATTACATTCAAGTTGAATCATCAATCAATGCTCTATCAAAATTTCCTTCGAAAGTCCCGATAGTTATAGAATTGGCCAATAGGCCAATTCCACTAAATTTTAAAACTCCCCTTGAAATAAAGGATGATATGAAGCAATCTACGTCGGTTGTGAAGATACAGAGTGGAGATGCAATTGTCGGAAAGAGTAGTGTTGGCACCTTTGGAAAGAAAGTGACTTTGAGTACTTTTCTGGCAGAAAAAAAAATCATTGATTCTTGCGATTCTAAGTTCCAAGAAAATATTTATGCTTTAACAGTTGGTCATGGATTTGAAGTTAATACACAGAGTATTCATTCCCATAGAGATACTTTTACTTCTCCTCAGATAGGTACTATTTTCTCCAAAGAAAGTCATTCTTACCAAGAAAAAATCAAAAATTTAGATATAAGTCTCATAAAATTAGATGAAAGTCTCAAATCTAAAATTGATCTTAATTTGAAGTGGGTTGATCAGATACCAAAAAAGATAGTTCCTATATTTGCTAATATGCCGGTACAAATGTTTGGTGCAACTAGCAAGCATCAAGTAGGCTATGTTCGCAATAGTGGTGTTTTGACTGCTGGTTATAATCCTTCAATAATCCCCTCATTTAGCGTTGATATAGAAGCTGCTCCTGGTGATTCAGGAGCACTTTTAGTAGGAGGTCATCACGATCAATATCCTATTCCAAAACATCTTGAAGAACATTACAGCAGAGAATGGCGCGAAAGCGTGACCTGTTCTGCATGTGGCATTTTAATTTCATCGTCTAATATCATTGGACATCCAAAGGAAGTATTATTTAGACCAATGTTGAGTATTGTTTCTGCTTTAAAGATGAGCATTCCAAAATAA
- the groL gene encoding chaperonin GroEL (60 kDa chaperone family; promotes refolding of misfolded polypeptides especially under stressful conditions; forms two stacked rings of heptamers to form a barrel-shaped 14mer; ends can be capped by GroES; misfolded proteins enter the barrel where they are refolded when GroES binds) has translation MAKSIIYNEDARRALEKGIDLLAEAVAVTIGPKGRNVVLEKKFGAPQIVNDGVTIAKEIELEDHIENTGVSLIRQAASKTNDVAGDGTTTATVLAHAMVKEGLRNVAAGANPIAIKRGIDKAADFLVGRIQDLSSPVEDSTAIAQVGSISAGNDKEVGEMISKAMDKVGKEGVISLEEGKSMETELEITEGMRFEKGYTSPYFVTDTDRMEAVLEEPYILITDKKITLVQDLVPVLEQVARQGKPLMIIAEDIEKEALATLVVNRLRGVLNVAAVKAPGFGDRRKQMLEDIAILTGGQLITEDAGLKLESTTIDMLGTARRINVTKDNTTIVADGNEAGVKSRCDQIRRQIDESESSYDQEKLQERLAKLSGGVAVIKVGAATETEMKDRKLRLEDAINATKAAVEEGIVPGGGTTLAHLAPELEAWANDNLTAEQLTGALIVARALTAPLKRIAENAGQNGAVIAERVKEKDFNTGFNAATNEFVDMLAAGIVDPAKVTRSATQNAASIAGMVLTTECIVVDKPEKDAAGATPGAGDFDY, from the coding sequence ATGGCTAAGTCTATTATTTATAACGAAGACGCACGTCGCGCTTTAGAGAAAGGCATCGACCTTCTCGCTGAAGCAGTTGCTGTCACTATTGGCCCTAAAGGCCGTAACGTCGTCCTCGAAAAGAAATTCGGTGCACCTCAAATCGTTAACGATGGTGTAACCATTGCTAAGGAAATCGAACTCGAAGATCACATCGAGAACACTGGTGTTTCTTTGATTCGTCAGGCTGCTTCTAAAACTAACGATGTAGCTGGTGACGGTACAACCACTGCAACTGTCCTTGCTCACGCAATGGTTAAGGAAGGTCTCCGCAACGTTGCGGCTGGTGCAAACCCCATCGCAATTAAGCGCGGTATCGACAAAGCTGCTGACTTCCTCGTTGGTCGCATCCAAGATTTGTCTAGCCCTGTAGAAGATTCCACGGCGATCGCCCAGGTTGGTTCCATCTCCGCTGGTAACGACAAAGAAGTCGGCGAGATGATCTCCAAGGCAATGGACAAAGTCGGCAAAGAGGGCGTTATCTCCCTTGAAGAAGGCAAGTCCATGGAGACTGAGCTAGAAATCACTGAAGGTATGCGTTTCGAGAAGGGTTACACTTCCCCTTACTTCGTGACTGATACTGATCGCATGGAAGCGGTTCTCGAAGAGCCCTACATCCTCATCACTGATAAGAAAATCACCCTCGTTCAGGATCTCGTTCCTGTACTTGAGCAGGTTGCTCGCCAGGGTAAGCCTCTCATGATTATCGCTGAGGACATCGAGAAGGAAGCCCTTGCAACGCTCGTTGTAAATCGTCTTCGTGGCGTACTCAACGTTGCTGCTGTTAAGGCTCCTGGTTTTGGCGATCGCCGTAAGCAAATGCTTGAAGACATTGCCATCCTCACTGGTGGTCAACTCATCACTGAAGATGCAGGCCTCAAGCTTGAGAGCACAACAATTGACATGCTCGGTACAGCGCGTCGCATCAACGTCACTAAGGACAACACCACAATCGTTGCCGATGGTAACGAAGCTGGCGTTAAGAGCCGTTGCGATCAGATTCGCCGCCAAATCGATGAGTCTGAATCTTCCTACGACCAAGAGAAACTCCAAGAACGCCTTGCGAAGCTCTCCGGTGGTGTTGCAGTGATCAAAGTTGGTGCTGCGACTGAAACTGAAATGAAGGATCGTAAGCTCCGCCTCGAAGATGCGATTAACGCAACTAAGGCAGCAGTTGAAGAAGGTATCGTTCCTGGTGGTGGAACAACTCTTGCGCACCTCGCTCCTGAACTCGAAGCTTGGGCAAACGACAACCTCACTGCAGAACAACTCACTGGTGCACTTATCGTTGCCCGTGCCTTGACTGCTCCCCTCAAGCGTATTGCTGAGAATGCTGGTCAGAACGGTGCGGTAATCGCTGAGCGCGTTAAAGAGAAAGACTTCAACACTGGGTTCAATGCTGCAACTAACGAATTCGTTGACATGCTTGCTGCTGGTATCGTTGACCCCGCGAAGGTAACTCGTTCTGCAACTCAGAATGCTGCTTCCATCGCTGGCATGGTTCTCACAACTGAGTGCATCGTTGTTGACAAGCCTGAAAAGGATGCTGCTGGTGCAACTCCTGGCGCTGGTGACTTCGACTACTAA
- the groES gene encoding co-chaperone GroES: protein MAAISINVSTLKPLGDRVFVKVSESEEKTAGGILLPDSAKEKPQIGEVVAVGEGKRNDDGSRSAVDVKVGDQVLYSKYAGTDIKFGGDDYVLLSEKDILATVA, encoded by the coding sequence ATGGCAGCAATTAGCATCAATGTTTCTACCCTCAAGCCCCTCGGCGATCGCGTCTTCGTCAAGGTAAGTGAGTCCGAAGAAAAAACTGCTGGTGGCATCCTTCTTCCCGATAGTGCAAAGGAAAAGCCTCAAATCGGTGAAGTTGTTGCAGTGGGCGAAGGCAAGCGCAACGATGATGGTAGCCGCTCTGCTGTTGATGTAAAAGTTGGCGATCAGGTTCTCTATTCTAAGTACGCTGGCACTGACATCAAGTTCGGTGGCGATGATTATGTTCTCCTCTCCGAAAAGGACATCCTCGCAACAGTTGCGTAA